The following DNA comes from Nocardioides sp. JQ2195.
CGGTGGCGTGACCACCACCTGCTGGGAGTCGTCGCGGTCGGCGCCGTTCGTCAGCACGGCCGTGGTGCCCACCGCACCGAGGACCATGGCGGCGATGGCCCCGGAGATCACTCCGGTGCGACGGCGGCGGCGTTGCGTCCCGGACCTGCGAACGTCCGTGGGGTCGGCCGGCAGGGCCTGGTTCTGTGCGGATCGCGCCAGCACGAGCAGTGCGGCGAGCTCGTCGTCAGCCATGGTGTGCCTCCTTCTGGTCGTCGAGGAGTACGGCGAGCGCGGCCCGGCCGCGGGACAACCGCGCCTTGACCGTGCCCACGGGTACGCCGGTCTCATGGGCCACGTCGGCCACGGAGAGGTCACACAGGTGGTGCAGAACGATGGCGCGACGCTGGTCGGCGGTGATGGTGCGCAGGGCGGTGACCAGGGCCGTGTGCTCGATGTCCGGCATCGCCGGCGGCGCCTGTTGCTCGCGCAACCGGTTCAGCTCGCGACCACGCTTCGCCCGGTTGAAGCGCCCGGCCGCAATCCGCCAGGCGACGGTTCGGACCCAGGCTTCAGGTGACTCGACCGCCACCATCTTGCGCCGGTGGTCCCACGCTCGCACGAAGGCTTCCTGAACGCAGTCCTGGGCCTCGGCGAAGTTGCCCGTCATCACGTAGAGATGACCGACAAGCCGGGAGAACGACGCTGTGTAGAAGTCATCGAATTCCGCTTCATCCATGGTGCACCTCCTCTCTCTCCTCGGGCAGGTTTTCCCGATCTGACCACTAGAGCGATGCCGTGGCGTCGTGGTTGCATCGAATCGTCGCGGAGTAGCGTGACGCGCATGGTGCTTCTCGGACTTCTCCTGCTCGTCCTTTCCGCGGTCGCAGTCCTTGGTGCGATCTTCCTGCTCGACAGCAGCGGAGTCGAGTACTTCGGGGCCGACGTCCCGGCGGTGACCCTGTTCGTCGTCGGCGCACTCTCGGTGGTCTTCATCGGCACCGGGGTGCGGCTGATGGCATCCGGCACCAAGCGCAACCTGCGCGCCCGCAAGGAGCTCAAGCGGGCTGAGCGGGCGCAGGCCGAGCGAGCGCAGACTGAGCAGGCGCAGACGGAGCAGGCGCAGACCGAGCAGGCGCAGGCCGACGGCGTGGACACGGACCGTGAATCGCCCAGATGACCGCCTGGGGAATCCTCGCCACCGGAAAGATCGCCCGGAAGTTCGCCACAGCCCTGCACGAGACCCCGGGCGCTCGGCTGACGGCGGTCGGTTCACGGACTCCCGGGAAGGCGCGCCACTTCGCCGACACGTTCGGCACCGGTGACTGCACGGCGCACTCCTCCTACGAGGCACTCGTCAGGGATCCGTCGGTCGATGTCATCTACGTCGCCAGCCCGCACTCGCTCCACCTTCCCCACGCCAAGCTGGCCTTCGAGGCCGGCAAGCACGTGCTCTGCGAGAAGCCGTTGACGCTCAACGTCGCCGATGCCGTGGAGATGGTGCGCCTGGCTGCCGAGCACGACCGGTTCCTGA
Coding sequences within:
- a CDS encoding SigE family RNA polymerase sigma factor → MDEAEFDDFYTASFSRLVGHLYVMTGNFAEAQDCVQEAFVRAWDHRRKMVAVESPEAWVRTVAWRIAAGRFNRAKRGRELNRLREQQAPPAMPDIEHTALVTALRTITADQRRAIVLHHLCDLSVADVAHETGVPVGTVKARLSRGRAALAVLLDDQKEAHHG